From Geomonas agri, one genomic window encodes:
- a CDS encoding efflux RND transporter permease subunit, which yields MSRFFINRPIFAWVIAIGVMLAGLLAMKSLPVSQYPPIAPPQISINAMYPGASAQTVQDTVTQVIEQKMNGIDNLLYMSSTSDSAGAVSINLTFRAGTDPNIAQVQVQNKLQLATPLLPQVVQKQGIQVVKSTRNFLMIVGIVSEDGSLNRYQLTDYMVSNVQDIVSRIEGVGEVTVFGSQNAMRIWMNPDKLNNYKLTPNDVTNALQAQNAQVSAGQFGGMPAMQGQQLNATITARTLLQTPEQFQEIVLRTNPDGSTVKLRDVAKIDIGTENYDTLARYKGKPVAAMALRLAAGANALDTADRVKTKMIELEKFFPAGAKVVYPYDTTPFVKISMEEVVKTLMEAVCLVFIIMFLFLQNIRATLIPTIAVPVVLLGTLGVLFAAGFSINTLTMFALVIVIGLLVDDAIVVVENVERIMTEEGLSPHDATVKSMGQITSALWGIATVLSAVFIPMAFFGGSTGVIYRQFSITIVSAMILSVMTAQILTPALCATLLKPVVKGHEACESGWYCGFFRWFNRMFDKARHKYESIVGNSFGKPLRYLVFYGCLVGAMVFFFLRLPTAFLPDEDQGFIVCQIQLPAGATQERTIKMLEKVEKHFLENEKKSVDSLITVAGFSFAGRGQNMGLAFVKLKDWKLRPTPDLKAPAVAGRAMGAFSKFRDGMAFAFSPPAVVELGQANGFDFQLQDRGGLGHQALMDARNQLLGMAMQNKKLMAVRPNGQDDTPQFKLNIDDVRAGALGVSLADINNTLGTAWGSSYVNDFLQNGRVKKVYLQADATYRMVPEDINKWYVRNDKGEMVPFSAFATAKWEHASPRLERYNGIPSVEIMGNAAKGISTGEAMAEMEAMAAKLPPGIAYEWTGLSYEEKNAGKQAPALYAISLLVVFLAVAALYESWSIPFVNLLMLPLGLVGAVTAVTLRVLPNDIYLQIGLLTTVGLSTKNAILIIQFIKDQLHQGHELVEATLTAVKIRLRPVIMTSLAFFFGTLPLALTKGAGAGAQNAIGTAVTGGLLSATFIDLIFIPFFFVMVTKMFSKKHGSAKKAAAAAEVH from the coding sequence ATGTCCAGGTTTTTCATAAACAGACCCATTTTCGCCTGGGTCATCGCCATCGGGGTCATGCTGGCCGGCCTCTTGGCCATGAAGTCGCTGCCGGTCTCCCAGTACCCGCCCATCGCTCCGCCGCAGATCTCGATCAACGCGATGTACCCCGGCGCCTCCGCGCAGACGGTGCAGGACACGGTCACCCAGGTGATCGAGCAGAAGATGAACGGTATCGACAACCTGCTCTACATGTCCTCCACCAGCGATTCCGCCGGCGCGGTCTCCATCAACCTGACCTTCAGGGCCGGGACCGACCCGAACATCGCCCAGGTCCAGGTGCAGAACAAGCTGCAGCTTGCCACGCCGCTTCTGCCGCAGGTGGTTCAGAAGCAGGGCATCCAGGTGGTCAAGTCCACCCGTAACTTCCTGATGATCGTCGGCATCGTCTCCGAGGACGGCAGCCTGAACCGCTACCAGCTGACCGACTACATGGTGTCCAACGTCCAGGACATCGTGAGCCGCATCGAGGGCGTGGGCGAGGTGACCGTGTTCGGTTCCCAGAACGCGATGCGCATCTGGATGAACCCCGACAAGCTGAACAACTACAAGCTGACCCCCAACGACGTCACCAACGCGCTGCAGGCGCAGAACGCGCAGGTTTCCGCCGGCCAGTTCGGCGGCATGCCGGCCATGCAGGGGCAGCAGCTGAACGCCACCATCACGGCCCGCACCCTCTTGCAGACCCCCGAGCAGTTCCAGGAGATCGTGCTGCGCACGAACCCCGACGGCTCCACGGTGAAGCTCAGGGACGTCGCCAAGATCGACATCGGCACCGAGAACTACGACACTCTCGCCCGCTACAAGGGGAAACCGGTTGCCGCCATGGCGCTCAGGCTCGCCGCGGGCGCCAACGCGCTCGACACCGCCGACCGCGTCAAGACCAAGATGATCGAGCTGGAGAAGTTCTTCCCGGCCGGCGCCAAGGTCGTCTACCCGTATGACACCACCCCGTTCGTCAAGATCTCGATGGAAGAGGTGGTCAAGACCCTGATGGAGGCGGTCTGCCTGGTCTTCATCATCATGTTCCTGTTCCTGCAGAACATCCGCGCCACCCTGATCCCGACCATCGCGGTCCCGGTCGTTCTTTTGGGTACCCTGGGCGTGCTCTTCGCGGCGGGCTTCTCCATCAATACCCTGACCATGTTCGCACTGGTCATCGTCATCGGCCTGCTGGTCGACGATGCCATCGTTGTCGTTGAGAACGTTGAAAGGATCATGACCGAGGAGGGGCTCTCGCCACACGACGCGACGGTGAAGTCCATGGGGCAGATCACCTCGGCCCTGTGGGGTATCGCCACCGTGCTTTCGGCCGTCTTCATTCCGATGGCGTTTTTCGGCGGCTCCACCGGCGTCATCTACCGCCAGTTCTCGATAACCATCGTTTCCGCCATGATCCTGTCGGTCATGACCGCACAGATCCTTACCCCGGCGCTCTGCGCCACGCTCCTCAAACCAGTGGTGAAGGGCCATGAGGCCTGCGAGTCCGGGTGGTACTGCGGCTTTTTCCGCTGGTTCAACAGGATGTTCGACAAGGCGCGTCACAAGTACGAGTCCATCGTCGGCAACTCCTTCGGCAAACCGCTGCGCTACCTCGTCTTCTACGGCTGCCTGGTTGGCGCGATGGTCTTCTTCTTCCTGCGCCTCCCCACCGCGTTCCTCCCCGACGAGGACCAGGGCTTCATCGTCTGCCAGATCCAGCTTCCGGCCGGCGCAACCCAGGAGCGCACCATCAAGATGCTCGAGAAGGTCGAGAAGCACTTCCTGGAGAACGAGAAGAAATCGGTCGACTCGCTCATAACCGTGGCGGGCTTCAGCTTCGCCGGCCGCGGCCAGAACATGGGCCTCGCTTTCGTGAAACTGAAAGACTGGAAGCTGCGTCCCACCCCGGACCTCAAGGCTCCGGCGGTCGCCGGCCGTGCCATGGGCGCTTTCTCCAAGTTCCGTGACGGCATGGCCTTCGCCTTCTCGCCCCCGGCGGTGGTTGAGCTCGGCCAGGCCAACGGCTTTGACTTCCAGCTGCAGGACCGCGGCGGCCTCGGCCACCAGGCGCTCATGGACGCCAGGAACCAGCTCCTGGGCATGGCCATGCAGAACAAGAAGCTCATGGCGGTGCGCCCCAACGGACAGGACGACACCCCGCAGTTCAAGCTGAATATCGACGATGTGCGCGCCGGTGCACTCGGCGTGTCGCTCGCCGACATCAACAACACCCTGGGCACCGCCTGGGGCTCATCCTACGTAAACGACTTCCTGCAAAACGGCAGGGTCAAGAAGGTGTACCTGCAGGCCGATGCGACCTACCGCATGGTTCCGGAAGACATCAACAAGTGGTACGTGAGAAACGACAAGGGCGAGATGGTTCCCTTCTCCGCCTTCGCCACCGCCAAGTGGGAGCACGCCTCCCCGCGCCTGGAGCGCTACAACGGCATCCCGAGCGTAGAGATCATGGGCAACGCAGCCAAGGGGATTTCCACCGGCGAGGCGATGGCCGAGATGGAGGCCATGGCCGCCAAGCTGCCGCCGGGGATCGCCTACGAGTGGACTGGTCTCTCCTACGAGGAGAAGAATGCCGGCAAGCAGGCCCCGGCCCTCTACGCCATCTCGCTGCTGGTCGTCTTCCTTGCCGTCGCGGCCCTGTACGAGAGCTGGAGCATCCCGTTCGTCAACCTGCTCATGCTGCCGCTGGGCCTGGTCGGTGCGGTCACCGCGGTAACGCTCAGGGTGCTCCCCAACGACATCTACCTGCAGATCGGTCTTCTGACCACGGTGGGCTTGTCGACTAAGAACGCGATCCTGATCATCCAGTTCATCAAGGACCAACTGCATCAAGGGCACGAACTGGTCGAGGCGACGCTCACCGCCGTCAAGATCAGGCTCCGTCCGGTTATCATGACCTCGCTGGCCTTTTTCTTCGGCACCCTGCCGCTCGCTCTCACCAAGGGGGCGGGTGCGGGCGCCCAGAACGCCATCGGCACCGCGGTGACCGGCGGCCTGTTGTCGGCCACCTTCATCGACCTTATCTTCATCCCGTTCTTCTTCGTCATGGTGACGAAGATGTTCTCCAAGAAGCACGGATCGGCCAAGAAAGCCGCTGCCGCTGCGGAGGTGCACTAG
- the adeC gene encoding AdeC/AdeK/OprM family multidrug efflux complex outer membrane factor — protein MTRTIARPLALAAFLFLGGCASMAPKYTQPAPPVPTSWPAGPAYKAEPAAQKPLAEIPWQEFFVEPQMQKLITLALDNNRDLKVAVLNMDRYRAMYQIRRADLLPTVTGDGGFSVKKTADDLAQNGNGGVGHSYNVSVGISSYELDLFGRIRSLKDQALEQYLATEQARRSVQITLVSQVANAYLTLGSDLERLQLAKDTLANQQESYRLSKSRFEAGVSSALDLQQAQTSVDSARVDIARYTTLVAQDLNALVLVVGSDVPQDLLPKSLTEALTAVKDVAPGLPSDVLLSRPDILQAEYNLKGANANIGAARAAFFPRIALTTSVGFGSDQLSGLFKGGNLAWSFAPSISVPIFEGGRNKANLDVAQVDRDIAVAQYEKAIQIAFREVADALAQRGTIDEQVAAQQSLTGATAETFRLSQARYQTGVDSYLNVLDAQRSLYAAQQNLISTRLARLNNMVTLYKVLGGGSK, from the coding sequence ATGACACGCACGATAGCCAGACCGCTCGCCCTGGCCGCCTTCCTGTTCCTGGGAGGGTGCGCCTCGATGGCACCCAAATACACCCAGCCGGCGCCCCCGGTCCCCACTTCCTGGCCTGCTGGCCCCGCCTATAAGGCCGAACCGGCGGCACAGAAGCCGCTGGCTGAGATCCCCTGGCAGGAGTTCTTCGTCGAGCCGCAGATGCAGAAGCTGATCACGCTCGCCCTGGACAACAACCGCGACCTCAAGGTGGCGGTATTGAACATGGACCGCTACCGTGCCATGTACCAGATCAGGCGCGCCGACCTCCTTCCCACGGTCACCGGCGACGGCGGATTTTCCGTAAAGAAAACTGCTGATGACCTGGCTCAGAACGGCAACGGCGGTGTCGGACACTCCTACAACGTCTCGGTCGGCATCAGTTCCTACGAGCTCGACCTGTTCGGCAGGATCAGGAGCCTGAAAGACCAGGCCCTAGAGCAGTACCTGGCCACCGAGCAGGCAAGGCGCAGCGTGCAGATCACCCTGGTCTCCCAGGTAGCCAACGCGTACCTGACCCTGGGGTCCGACCTGGAGCGCCTGCAACTTGCCAAGGACACCCTGGCCAACCAGCAGGAGTCCTACCGGCTCAGTAAGAGCCGTTTCGAGGCGGGCGTTTCTTCCGCACTGGACCTGCAACAGGCGCAGACCAGCGTCGACTCCGCCCGGGTGGACATCGCCCGCTATACCACTTTGGTGGCCCAGGATCTGAACGCCCTGGTCCTGGTGGTCGGTTCCGACGTCCCGCAGGATCTCCTGCCCAAGTCGCTGACCGAGGCTCTGACCGCGGTCAAGGACGTGGCGCCGGGGCTTCCCTCGGACGTGCTCCTCTCCCGTCCGGACATCCTGCAGGCCGAGTACAACCTGAAAGGGGCCAATGCCAATATCGGTGCGGCGCGCGCCGCCTTCTTCCCGCGCATTGCCCTGACCACCAGCGTGGGCTTTGGCAGTGACCAGCTTTCCGGTCTGTTCAAGGGAGGCAACCTGGCCTGGAGCTTCGCGCCCAGCATCTCGGTGCCGATTTTCGAGGGGGGGCGCAACAAGGCCAACCTCGACGTGGCCCAGGTGGACCGCGACATAGCCGTGGCGCAGTATGAGAAAGCGATCCAGATCGCGTTCCGCGAGGTGGCGGACGCGCTGGCCCAGCGCGGCACCATCGACGAGCAGGTTGCGGCGCAGCAGTCCCTTACCGGCGCCACCGCCGAGACCTTCCGTCTCTCCCAGGCCCGCTACCAGACCGGTGTCGACAGCTACCTCAACGTTCTGGACGCGCAGCGTTCGCTTTACGCGGCCCAGCAGAACCTGATCAGCACCCGCCTCGCCCGACTGAACAACATGGTCACCCTGTACAAGGTACTGGGAGGCGGCAGCAAGTAA